Proteins encoded together in one Microcebus murinus isolate Inina chromosome 16, M.murinus_Inina_mat1.0, whole genome shotgun sequence window:
- the CCNP gene encoding LOW QUALITY PROTEIN: cyclin-P (The sequence of the model RefSeq protein was modified relative to this genomic sequence to represent the inferred CDS: inserted 2 bases in 1 codon; substituted 1 base at 1 genomic stop codon) encodes MPVRGGSQGPTSRLGPXLRRXPPGPSPLQSPAASPDAEPPGAPVPDGVPAASSVSPGRLERPPGPCAPTGLAEALSALGLEGEREYAGDIFAEVMVCRALPQRALPRTVTPEMRALVVDWLVQVHEYLGLAGDTLYLAVHLLDSYLRAGRARLRRLQLLGVACLFLACKVEECVLPEPSALCLLSAGSFSRAELLRAERRILSRLDFRLHHPGPLLCLRLLAALAGSGPQVVILATYFLELSLLEAEAAGWEPGRRAAAALSLAQRVLFGAGSRPLPAFYSPEELRPLEPCMARAALRGPAPGRAAVFLKYARPPRHRASLAAARLLRRPRPAPR; translated from the exons ATGCCGGTGAGAGGCGGGAGCCAGGGGCCCACCTCTCGGCTCGGCCC TCTCCGGCGCTGACCCCCGGGGCCCTCTCCCTTGCAGAGCCCCGCCGCCTCTCCCGATGCAGAGCCTCCGGGCGCCCCAGTCCCCGACGGCGTCCCTGCGGCCTCGAGTGTCTCCCCGGGACGCCTGGAGAGGCCCCCGGGGCCGTGCGCGCCCACAGGGCTGGCCGAGGCGCTGAGCgcgctggggctggagggagagcGCGAGTACGCTGGGGACATCTTCGCCGAAGTCATG gtgTGCCGCGCTCtgccccagcgggccctgccccGCACTGTGACCCCGGAGATGCGCGCGCTGGTGGTCGACTGGCTGGTCCAGGTGCAT GAGTACCTGGGCCTGGCGGGGGACACGCTCTATCTGGCAGTGCACCTGCTCGATTCCTACCTAAGGGCGGGCCGGGCGCGCCTCCGCCGCCTGCAGCTGCTGGGCGTGGCTTGCCTGTTCCTAGCGTGCAAAGTGGAGGAGTGCGTGCTTCCCGAG CCCTCCGCCCTCTGCCTCCTGAGCGCCGGCTCCTTTTCTCGGGCCGAGCTGCTGCGTGCCGAGCGCCGCATCCTGAGCCGCTTGGACTTCCGGCTGCACCATCCCGGCCCCCTGCTGTGCCTGCGGCTGCTGGCCGCGCTGGCGGGGAGCGGCCCCCAG GTGGTGATACTCGCCACCTACTTCCTGGAGCTGTCCTTGCTGGAGGCCGAGGCTGCGGGATGGGAGCCGGGGCGTCGCGCAGCTGCGGCTCTGAGCCTGGCGCAGCGCGTGCTCTTCGGCGCGGGATCCAGGCCCCTGCCGGCCTTTTACAG CCCCGAGGAGCTGCGCCCCCTCGAGCCGTGCATGGCCCGCGCCGCGCTCcgaggccccgcgcccggccgcgcCGCCGTCTTCCTCAAGTACGCGCGGCCCCCGCGCCACCGCGCCAGCCTCGCCGCCGCCCGCCTGCTCCGCCGCCCCCGGCCTGCGCCTCGGTGA